The following coding sequences lie in one Populus nigra chromosome 15, ddPopNigr1.1, whole genome shotgun sequence genomic window:
- the LOC133673710 gene encoding alpha-L-arabinofuranosidase 1-like isoform X1, with protein sequence MSLLILWITQLIPMIFIHGIFYFSGFCERGCVSGKDACTGSLSAALTEAGFLTELEKNSNIVEMANCAPLLVNHNDRRWTLDAIAFNSSKHYGNPNYWVPKFFIELRGATLFDAKLQTNFSTLIASAITLQNSNGETYLKLKTRIMKHWLALIKCTRFYLTSPWEIQAPSVIKTQLLMRK encoded by the exons ATGAGTCTTCTCATTCTTTGGATCACCCAGCTGATTCCTATGATTTTCAT TCATgggattttctatttttcaggCTTTTGTGAGCGAGGATGTGTGAGTGGAAAAGATGCGTGCACAGGAAGTCTTTCAGCTGCACTCACTGAAGCTGGCTTCCTCACTGAGCTGGAAAAGAACAG CAATATTGTGGAGATGGCAAACTGTGCACCACTTTTGGTGAATCACAATGATAGGAG GTGGACTCTAGATGCAATTGCCTTCAACTCGTCAAAGCACTATGGAAATCCGAACTACTGGGTGCCAAAGTTCTTCATAGAGTTGAGGGGAGCAACTCTTTTTGATGCTAAGCTACAGACAAATTTCTCTACACTTATTGCATCTGCAATTACTTTGCAAAATTCTAATGGTGAAACTTACCTGAAATTAAAG ACGAGGATTATGAAGCACTGGCTTGCGCTGATAAAGTGCACAAGATTTTACCTCACAAGTCCCTGGGAAATTCAAGCTCCGTCTGTAATAAAAACTCAGTTGCTCATGAGAAAATAA
- the LOC133673710 gene encoding alpha-L-arabinofuranosidase 1-like isoform X2 has product MREEYAKLVIHGIFYFSGFCERGCVSGKDACTGSLSAALTEAGFLTELEKNSNIVEMANCAPLLVNHNDRRWTLDAIAFNSSKHYGNPNYWVPKFFIELRGATLFDAKLQTNFSTLIASAITLQNSNGETYLKLKTRIMKHWLALIKCTRFYLTSPWEIQAPSVIKTQLLMRK; this is encoded by the exons atgagagaagaaTATGCAAAATTAGTCAT TCATgggattttctatttttcaggCTTTTGTGAGCGAGGATGTGTGAGTGGAAAAGATGCGTGCACAGGAAGTCTTTCAGCTGCACTCACTGAAGCTGGCTTCCTCACTGAGCTGGAAAAGAACAG CAATATTGTGGAGATGGCAAACTGTGCACCACTTTTGGTGAATCACAATGATAGGAG GTGGACTCTAGATGCAATTGCCTTCAACTCGTCAAAGCACTATGGAAATCCGAACTACTGGGTGCCAAAGTTCTTCATAGAGTTGAGGGGAGCAACTCTTTTTGATGCTAAGCTACAGACAAATTTCTCTACACTTATTGCATCTGCAATTACTTTGCAAAATTCTAATGGTGAAACTTACCTGAAATTAAAG ACGAGGATTATGAAGCACTGGCTTGCGCTGATAAAGTGCACAAGATTTTACCTCACAAGTCCCTGGGAAATTCAAGCTCCGTCTGTAATAAAAACTCAGTTGCTCATGAGAAAATAA
- the LOC133673709 gene encoding putative pentatricopeptide repeat-containing protein At1g12700, mitochondrial encodes MMMAMAMKRQRVLMAISSSSSASIPFGLASQRSQTEMGMTVFLHTSSGSGRQKCQKGCSFTNIEDALCRFNDMVHMHPLPRIVDFNDFLSALVRIKQYGAVLSFSKQIELLLIERNVCHFSILINCYCRLQRVDFGFSVFGKIIKLGFEPNVVVFSTLINGLCIEGKFARAVEFFDEMVERGYRPNLHTYTTVIKGLCKIGKTPVAVELLKKMDNEGCQPDVVTYITIIDSLCKDRLVKEAFDIFSAMKGKGIQPNVVIYNSLMHGLCNSDHQEEAPAFVNEMMSLNIMPDVITFNILVDTLCKKGKISEAQGIVKTMIEKGVEPNTVTYSSLMNGYLLQNRVSEARKVFDAMITKGCIPDAFSYNVLINGCCKAQRIDEAKQLFDEISFRGLIPNTASYNTLISGLCQVGRILEAKYLFKDMHAQGCSPDLITYSILLDGLSKQGYIDEALELFREMQNSYLKPNLVIYNILIDAMCKSGKLEEARELFSELYVKGLLPNVQVWTTIISGLCREGLLDEACTALRQMERDGCPPDGWCYNVIVRGFLRNNDASGAKQLLQEMFDRGFSADAHTRTLMGDLLSNDGMAILV; translated from the coding sequence ATGATGATGGCGATGGCAATGAAACGGCAAAGGGTTTTAAtggctatttcttcttcttcttcagcttcAATCCCTTTTGGACTTGCTTCTCAGAGAAGCCAAACTGAAATGGGTATGACTGTCTTTCTTCATACTTCCAGTGGTAGTGGTAGGCAAAAGTGCCAAAAGGGGTGTTCTTTTACTAATATTGAAGATGCCTTGTGTCGCTTCAATGACATGGTTCATATGCATCCCCTGCCTCGTATTGtcgattttaatgattttttatcagCTCTTGTCAGAATCAAACAATATGGGGCTgtgctttctttttccaaacAAATTGAATTGCTGCTGATCGAACGGAACGTATGTCATTTTAGCATTTTGATTAATTGCTACTGTCGCTTGCAACGTGTCGATTTTGGGTTCTCTGTCTTTGGGAAGATCATTAAGCTTGGTTTTGAACCTAATGTTGTGGTTTTTTCTACTTTAATTAATGGCCTTTGTATTGAGGGTAAATTTGCTCGTGCTGTGGAATTTTTTGATGAGATGGTGGAAAGAGGATATCGACCTAATCTACATACTTATACCACGGTTATAAAAGGTTTGTGTAAGATTGGAAAGACCCCTGTCGCTGTTGAATTGCTAAAGAAAATGGACAATGAAGGTTGCCAACCAGATGTTGTGACATACATAACGATTATTGATAGCCTTTGCAAGGATAGACTAGTGAAAGAGGCTTTCGATATCTTCTCTGCGATGAAGGGTAAAGGGATTCAACCAAATGTTGTCATTTACAATTCCTTAATGCATGGCCTATGCAACTCAGACCATCAGGAAGAGGCTCCAGCTTTTGTCAACGAAATGATGAGTTTGAACATCATGCCAGATGTCATTACCTTCAACATTTTGGTCGATACACTTTGTAAAAAAGGTAAGATTTCAGAGGCTCAGGGAATAGTCAAGACAATGATTGAAAAGGGTGTGGAGCCTAATACCGTGACTTATAGTTCGTTGATGAATGGATATCTTCTGCAAAACAGAGTTTCTGAAGCTAGAAAGGTATTTGATGCGATGATAACCAAGGGCTGCATACCTGATGCTTTTAGTTACAACGTCTTAATCAATGGATGTTGTAAGGCCCAGAGGATTGATGAGGCAAAACAACTTTTTGATGAAATAAGTTTTCGAGGCTTAATTCCAAACACTGCTAGTTACAACACTCTTATAAGTGGCTTGTGTCAAGTAGGGAGAATTTTGGAAGCAAAATATCTTTTCAAGGATATGCATGCCCAGGGCTGCTCCCCAGATCTAATAACTTACTCAATTTTGCTTGACGGCTTAAGCAAACAAGGTTACATTGATGAGGCATTGGAACTATTTCGAGAAATGCAAAATAGTTACTTGAAGCCTAATTTGGTGATCTATAATATCTTAATTGATGCCATGTGCAAATCTGGGAAGCTTGAAGAAGCAAGGGAGCTGTTTTCGGAACTCTACGTGAAAGGATTGCTGCCTAATGTTCAGGTTTGGACTACAATAATCAGTGGACTTTGCAGAGAAGGATTGCTAGATGAAGCATGCACAGCTCTCAGACAAATGGAAAGGGATGGCTGCCCACCAGATGGTTGGTGCTACAATGTTATTGTCCGAGGATTTCTCCGGAACAACGACGCATCAGGGGCAAAACAACTTTTGCAGGAAATGTTTGATAGAGGATTCTCTGCAGATGCCCACACCAGAACCTTGATGGGAGATCTGTTGTCTAATGATGGCATGGCAATCTTGGTTTGA